Proteins encoded within one genomic window of Bacillus thuringiensis:
- a CDS encoding acetyl-CoA C-acyltransferase, translated as MNRAVIVEAKRTPIGKKNGMLKDYEVQQLSVPLLTFLSKGIEREIDDVILGNVVGPGGNVARLSALEAGLGYHISGVTIDRQCGAGLEAIRTACHFIQGGAGNCYIAGGVESTSTSLFQNRARFSPETIGDPDMGVAAEYVAERYNITREMQDEYACLSYKRTLQVLEKGYIHDEILSFNGLVDESIKLEMNYERMIKRTKPAFLQNGTVTAGNSCGVNDGACAVLVMEEGQARKLGYKPVLRFVHSAVVGVDPNLPGTGPIFAVNKLLNEMNVKVEDIDYFEINEAFASKVVACAKVLQIPYEKLNVNGGAIALGHPYGASGAMLVTRLFYQAQREHMKYGIATLGIGGGIGLALLFEKVED; from the coding sequence AGAATGGGATGTTAAAAGACTATGAAGTTCAGCAACTATCAGTGCCGCTTCTCACATTTTTAAGTAAAGGAATTGAGAGAGAAATAGACGATGTTATATTAGGGAATGTTGTTGGACCAGGAGGGAATGTTGCGAGATTATCTGCGTTAGAGGCAGGACTTGGTTATCATATCTCTGGTGTAACGATTGACCGGCAATGTGGTGCCGGATTGGAAGCGATTCGCACCGCATGTCATTTTATTCAAGGCGGAGCAGGTAATTGTTATATTGCAGGAGGAGTAGAGAGTACAAGTACGTCACTTTTTCAAAATAGAGCACGATTTTCACCAGAAACAATAGGTGATCCTGATATGGGAGTAGCGGCTGAATATGTTGCAGAACGTTATAACATCACGAGAGAAATGCAAGACGAGTATGCTTGCCTCAGTTATAAACGAACACTGCAAGTATTAGAAAAAGGATATATACATGATGAAATATTGTCTTTTAATGGATTAGTAGATGAATCTATAAAGCTAGAAATGAATTATGAACGAATGATTAAAAGAACAAAACCTGCATTTTTACAAAATGGTACAGTAACGGCAGGGAATTCATGTGGTGTAAATGATGGGGCATGTGCGGTTCTTGTAATGGAAGAGGGGCAAGCCCGAAAATTAGGATACAAGCCTGTACTTCGTTTCGTTCATAGTGCTGTAGTTGGAGTGGATCCAAATCTTCCGGGGACTGGTCCGATATTTGCGGTGAATAAATTATTAAACGAAATGAATGTAAAGGTAGAGGACATTGATTATTTTGAAATAAATGAAGCATTTGCTTCAAAAGTTGTAGCTTGTGCAAAGGTGTTACAAATTCCGTACGAGAAATTAAATGTAAATGGTGGTGCAATTGCACTCGGTCATCCGTACGGTGCATCTGGAGCTATGCTTGTAACGCGCTTGTTTTATCAGGCGCAAAGAGAGCATATGAAATACGGAATTGCGACGTTAGGAATTGGGGGCGGAATAGGGCT